Proteins found in one Deinococcus sp. Leaf326 genomic segment:
- the gyrA gene encoding DNA gyrase subunit A, with protein sequence MTGIQPVDITSEVKTNFINYAMNVIVDRALPDVRDGLKPVQRRIMYAMLQEGLSSNQKHAKSASVVGEVMKRYHPHGDTSIYDAMVRLGQWWNMRYTMVDPQGNFGSMDGDMAAAMRYTEARMTKLAEELLADLEKETVDLKPNYDETTHEPTVLPSAVPNLLINGASGIAVGMATNIPPHNLTEICNGLLALIDKPNITLDEMMVHVKGPDFPTGGRISSVGIREAFATGHSGLKVRGKARIDEKNGRSQIIVSEIPYQLNKTNLLQTISAMYKAGKIPDISALRDESDRKEPVRIVIELKRGAIPTLVLNQLYKYTQLQSTYTVINLSIVNGEPRVLPLIDTMQYFLTHRQDVVTRRTVYELRKAEERAHILEGLIKALGSIDEVISLIRASNTGAEARDGLMARFGLSDVQAQAILDMRLQRLVGLEREKLQSEYTELQNVITRLKSILGDEKLLWREIKKEIRDIRDRYGDERRSVITALEEDIGKEDLIAVEDMVITMTKAGYLKRTNLGAYRAQGRGGRGASGGKLREEDVNTRVFVGSTHDYLLFFTDQGRVFHEKIYDLPEAGRDAKGTHIRNLLPSLREEENIASVLSVGGFDAAGCFIFATKNGVVKKTLITDYSNITSAGLIAINLQAGDELIGVGIVQDSDHVVLATQNGKAMRFEAEEVRATGRATQGVIGIRLRDGEDDAVVSMALIPATDEGVELLAVSEYGLGKRTPISDYPAKGRGGMGVITLDVTDKTGKLVTLARVAGDEELMVLTEKGTVIRTRVEEVRVTGRNAQGVKVINIGDKDCVISAFPIRREDEL encoded by the coding sequence ATGACCGGAATTCAGCCTGTTGACATCACCAGTGAAGTCAAGACCAACTTCATCAACTACGCCATGAACGTGATCGTGGACCGCGCGCTGCCCGACGTGCGCGACGGTCTCAAGCCGGTGCAGCGCCGGATCATGTACGCCATGCTGCAAGAAGGCCTGAGCAGCAACCAGAAGCACGCCAAGTCGGCCTCGGTGGTCGGCGAGGTCATGAAGAGGTACCACCCGCACGGCGACACGTCCATCTACGACGCGATGGTGCGGCTCGGGCAGTGGTGGAACATGCGCTACACCATGGTGGACCCGCAGGGCAACTTCGGCTCGATGGACGGCGATATGGCGGCCGCCATGCGGTACACCGAAGCCCGCATGACCAAGCTGGCCGAGGAACTGCTCGCCGACCTCGAAAAAGAGACGGTGGACCTCAAGCCCAACTACGACGAGACGACCCACGAGCCGACCGTCCTGCCCTCGGCGGTGCCCAACCTGCTCATCAACGGCGCCTCGGGCATCGCGGTGGGCATGGCGACGAACATCCCGCCGCACAACCTCACCGAGATCTGCAACGGTCTGCTGGCCCTGATCGACAAGCCCAACATCACGCTCGACGAGATGATGGTGCACGTCAAGGGGCCGGACTTCCCGACCGGCGGGCGCATCAGCTCGGTGGGCATCCGTGAGGCCTTCGCGACCGGGCACTCCGGCCTGAAGGTGCGCGGCAAGGCCCGTATCGACGAGAAGAACGGCCGCTCGCAGATCATCGTGAGCGAAATCCCGTACCAGCTCAACAAGACCAACCTGCTCCAGACCATCAGCGCAATGTACAAGGCGGGCAAAATCCCCGATATCAGCGCGCTGCGTGACGAGTCCGACCGCAAGGAGCCGGTGCGCATCGTCATCGAGCTCAAGCGCGGGGCGATTCCGACCCTGGTCCTGAACCAGCTCTACAAGTACACGCAGCTGCAGTCGACCTACACGGTCATCAATCTGAGCATCGTGAACGGCGAGCCGCGCGTGCTGCCCCTGATCGACACCATGCAGTACTTCCTGACCCACCGTCAGGACGTGGTGACGCGGCGCACCGTGTACGAACTGCGCAAGGCCGAGGAGCGCGCCCATATCCTCGAAGGCCTGATCAAGGCGCTCGGCTCCATCGACGAAGTGATCAGCCTGATCCGCGCGAGCAACACCGGCGCCGAGGCCCGCGACGGCCTGATGGCCCGCTTCGGCCTGAGCGACGTGCAGGCCCAGGCGATCTTGGACATGCGCCTCCAGCGCCTCGTGGGCTTGGAACGCGAGAAGCTTCAGAGCGAGTACACCGAACTCCAGAACGTCATCACGCGCCTGAAGTCCATCCTGGGCGACGAGAAGCTGCTGTGGCGCGAGATCAAGAAGGAAATCCGCGATATCCGCGACCGCTACGGCGACGAGCGGCGCTCGGTGATCACGGCCCTCGAAGAGGACATCGGCAAGGAAGACCTCATCGCCGTCGAGGACATGGTCATCACCATGACCAAGGCCGGCTACCTCAAGCGCACCAATCTGGGGGCCTACCGTGCCCAGGGCCGGGGCGGACGCGGCGCCTCGGGCGGCAAGCTGCGCGAGGAGGACGTGAACACCCGCGTCTTCGTGGGGTCCACCCACGACTACCTGCTGTTCTTCACGGACCAGGGCCGCGTGTTCCACGAGAAGATCTACGACCTGCCGGAAGCGGGCCGCGACGCCAAGGGCACGCACATCCGTAACCTGCTGCCCAGCCTGCGTGAAGAGGAGAACATCGCCTCGGTCCTGAGTGTCGGCGGCTTCGACGCGGCGGGCTGCTTCATCTTCGCCACCAAGAACGGCGTCGTCAAAAAGACCCTCATCACCGACTACTCGAACATCACGTCGGCGGGCCTGATCGCCATCAACCTGCAGGCGGGCGACGAGCTGATCGGTGTGGGAATCGTGCAGGACAGCGACCACGTGGTCCTCGCCACCCAGAACGGCAAGGCGATGCGTTTCGAGGCCGAGGAGGTGCGCGCCACGGGCCGCGCCACCCAGGGCGTCATCGGCATCCGCCTGCGCGACGGTGAGGACGACGCGGTGGTCAGCATGGCCCTGATCCCGGCCACCGACGAGGGCGTCGAGCTGTTGGCCGTCAGCGAGTACGGCCTGGGCAAGCGCACGCCCATCAGCGACTACCCGGCCAAGGGGCGTGGCGGCATGGGCGTCATCACGCTCGACGTGACCGACAAGACCGGCAAACTGGTCACGCTGGCGCGCGTCGCAGGCGACGAGGAACTCATGGTCCTGACCGAGAAGGGCACCGTGATCCGCACCCGCGTCGAGGAAGTGCGCGTGACCGGCCGCAACGCCCAGGGCGTGAAGGTCATCAACATCGGCGACAAGGACTGCGTCATCAGCGCCTTCCCCATCCGCCGCGAAGACGAACTCTAA
- a CDS encoding roadblock/LC7 domain-containing protein, whose translation MLAELTQLVTDVNGAWAAAIGGLDGLLVEGYAHADTDLNLLVAEHAGILRSASAAYTQTLGGGTTRELYLRGETLSVFLQPIGSDFFLLLALDGRSNLGQARLYGRDAARRLEAQL comes from the coding sequence ATGCTTGCTGAACTGACACAGTTGGTGACGGACGTGAACGGAGCCTGGGCTGCGGCCATCGGCGGGCTCGACGGCCTGCTGGTGGAAGGATATGCACACGCCGACACGGACCTGAATCTGCTGGTCGCCGAACATGCCGGTATCCTCCGCTCGGCGAGCGCTGCCTACACCCAGACTCTGGGCGGCGGCACGACGCGCGAACTGTACCTGCGCGGCGAGACCCTCAGCGTCTTTTTGCAGCCCATCGGCAGCGACTTTTTCCTGCTGCTCGCCCTGGACGGCCGCAGCAATCTCGGGCAGGCCCGGCTCTACGGCCGGGACGCGGCCCGCCGCCTCGAAGCCCAACTCTGA
- a CDS encoding roadblock/LC7 domain-containing protein, whose translation MKLDVLHTLPGLVAAALVGRDGLALETVGEGGEALAAELAALRDSAERVGRRLGGGAVSRFALTGEQIEILALTAGDYVLGAALARGVDTRPAQQQLAQLIQELTLPEGADD comes from the coding sequence ATGAAACTTGACGTCCTGCATACTCTTCCCGGTCTCGTCGCCGCCGCCCTGGTGGGCCGCGACGGCCTGGCCCTCGAAACGGTCGGTGAGGGCGGAGAGGCCCTCGCGGCCGAACTCGCCGCGCTGCGTGACAGTGCCGAGCGCGTCGGCCGCCGCCTGGGCGGGGGCGCGGTCAGCCGCTTCGCCCTCACTGGCGAACAGATCGAGATTCTGGCCCTCACGGCCGGCGACTATGTGCTGGGCGCGGCCCTGGCACGCGGGGTGGACACCCGGCCGGCGCAGCAGCAGCTCGCCCAGCTGATCCAGGAGCTCACGCTGCCGGAAGGCGCCGATGATTGA
- a CDS encoding roadblock/LC7 domain-containing protein, with the protein MIEAFLEVRGVRYAALVDEGGALVAHVGDVPPDLDVAVSARALLGSLQNAVGEPEWNDLLLDLDSGPLLLTPLGRQLLMTAFDDVANLGRVRFAVRRALGL; encoded by the coding sequence ATGATTGAAGCGTTCCTGGAGGTGCGCGGGGTCCGTTACGCCGCCCTGGTGGACGAGGGCGGCGCGCTCGTCGCCCACGTCGGCGACGTGCCCCCCGACCTCGACGTCGCCGTCTCGGCGCGCGCCCTGCTGGGGAGCCTCCAGAACGCGGTAGGCGAGCCGGAATGGAACGACCTGCTGCTCGACCTCGACAGCGGTCCGCTGCTGCTCACGCCGCTCGGGCGTCAGCTCCTGATGACCGCCTTCGACGACGTGGCCAATCTCGGGCGCGTCCGGTTCGCGGTCCGGCGGGCGTTGGGACTGTAG
- a CDS encoding PIG-L family deacetylase, whose product MTLNPTPTLLAVFAHPDDEAFSVGGTLTHYARRGVRVVLACATRGEAGKITVPGMTVDDLGAQREQELREACRALEIPEPVFLDYHDSGRYERTRTDDPAALMNVNPLTVEVKLRVLIAEVQPHVMVTFDPHGGYGHVDHLQIHRAATAAFFSTGHLPGGGPQRLYYTALSTEAARGLARMGQDLDPLVYGVSEDTVAVQLDVTPYAANKRAALAAHGTQTGAESVLGKMSAEEREAMDRQMLGREGFSIGGTRTALLTYPLRGLFDGLPGFEALDD is encoded by the coding sequence ATGACCCTGAACCCGACCCCCACCCTGCTCGCCGTGTTCGCGCATCCGGACGACGAGGCCTTCAGCGTCGGCGGCACCCTAACGCACTATGCCCGGCGGGGCGTGCGCGTGGTGCTGGCCTGCGCCACGCGCGGCGAGGCCGGCAAGATCACCGTGCCCGGCATGACGGTGGACGACCTCGGCGCGCAGCGCGAGCAGGAGCTGCGTGAGGCCTGCCGCGCCCTGGAGATTCCCGAGCCCGTTTTCCTCGACTATCACGACTCGGGCCGCTACGAGCGCACCCGCACGGACGACCCCGCCGCCCTGATGAACGTCAACCCGCTGACCGTCGAGGTCAAGCTGCGCGTCCTGATCGCCGAGGTGCAGCCGCACGTCATGGTGACCTTCGACCCGCACGGCGGCTACGGCCACGTCGATCACCTCCAGATCCACCGCGCGGCGACCGCGGCCTTTTTCAGCACCGGTCACCTGCCGGGCGGCGGGCCACAGCGCCTGTACTACACCGCCCTGAGCACCGAGGCGGCGCGCGGCCTGGCGCGCATGGGCCAGGACCTCGACCCCCTGGTCTACGGCGTGTCGGAGGACACGGTCGCCGTACAGCTCGACGTGACGCCCTACGCCGCCAACAAGCGCGCCGCCCTGGCCGCCCACGGCACCCAGACCGGCGCCGAGAGCGTGCTCGGCAAGATGTCGGCCGAGGAACGTGAGGCGATGGACCGCCAGATGCTCGGCCGCGAGGGCTTCAGCATCGGTGGGACGCGCACGGCCCTGCTCACCTACCCGCTGCGGGGCCTGTTCGACGGCCTGCCGGGGTTCGAGGCGCTGGACGACTGA
- a CDS encoding PQQ-binding-like beta-propeller repeat protein → MTRHMRTVSVLTLALLYVGAAAQQSAPLRAAPQPVWTRDVKIISPISVSSGGDLTFVGSDARIRRTDAAGKEKWAFAVGDLGRAQPIVTPQGDVVAASYDDTLYRLDAAGKLLWKVKLDGDVFASPALRGDGSVVAATANGTVYAVSAQGQVLWSYKVGAPVFSSPAVGADGTVYFGAQNNRLHALTPEGKLKWSFAAGSLIFSSPALDAQGNVYFGSSDRKIYSLDAQGKLRWSRQTNLFVNASPIVTSGGLVVVGSYDGSVYALNTTGEDEWVYKAGAPVAAPAAELSDGTVVVGDLSGTLHAIGPAGQAVWTLKTGKKIDTGVAVSDAGTLYFSTEGGLLSALPKGRPLASGPWSTFRGVPDGWGRSLTPAETQARVQARRAAATVPLAQTPLAQVPAGQTPATQPPVTVTPAPVRPPATQTPPAAQTPTTPTRPQPAPAAQPTRTPAEWAALASQGAQVIGGQVYLPLGPATSALGLRVALLTPRTATLSAPAQGGAAATRGPVPVVYVARAPLVPLAALAGWPGVSARLRTGAGGGVQLTRAGQSTLFVLDLRRAVPFVAAPEFPAVIRR, encoded by the coding sequence ATGACCCGACACATGAGAACCGTCTCCGTTCTGACCCTGGCCCTCCTTTATGTAGGCGCCGCCGCCCAGCAGAGCGCGCCCCTGCGCGCCGCGCCCCAGCCCGTCTGGACCCGCGACGTCAAGATCATCTCGCCCATCAGCGTGAGCAGCGGCGGGGACCTGACCTTCGTGGGCAGCGACGCCCGTATCCGGCGCACCGACGCCGCCGGCAAGGAAAAGTGGGCCTTCGCCGTCGGCGACCTCGGCCGCGCGCAGCCCATCGTGACCCCGCAGGGCGACGTCGTGGCCGCCTCCTACGACGACACCCTGTACCGGCTCGACGCGGCCGGCAAGCTCCTGTGGAAGGTCAAGCTCGACGGCGACGTCTTCGCCAGCCCGGCGCTGCGCGGAGACGGCAGCGTGGTGGCGGCGACCGCCAACGGCACCGTCTACGCGGTCAGTGCCCAGGGTCAGGTCCTCTGGAGCTACAAGGTGGGCGCGCCCGTGTTCAGCAGCCCGGCCGTCGGCGCGGACGGCACGGTGTATTTCGGGGCACAGAACAACCGCCTCCATGCCCTGACTCCCGAGGGCAAGCTCAAGTGGAGCTTCGCGGCCGGCTCCCTGATCTTCAGCAGTCCGGCGCTAGACGCCCAGGGCAACGTCTATTTCGGCTCCAGCGACCGCAAGATCTACAGCCTGGACGCCCAAGGCAAACTCCGCTGGAGCCGTCAGACGAACCTGTTCGTGAACGCCAGCCCCATCGTCACCTCGGGCGGGCTCGTCGTCGTGGGCAGCTACGACGGCAGCGTCTACGCCCTCAACACCACCGGTGAGGACGAGTGGGTCTACAAGGCCGGCGCCCCGGTCGCGGCCCCGGCCGCCGAGCTCAGCGACGGCACGGTGGTCGTGGGTGACCTCTCGGGCACCCTGCACGCCATTGGCCCGGCCGGGCAGGCCGTGTGGACACTCAAGACCGGCAAGAAGATCGACACCGGCGTAGCGGTCAGCGACGCGGGCACGCTGTACTTCTCGACCGAGGGCGGGCTTCTGAGCGCCCTGCCCAAGGGACGGCCGCTGGCGAGCGGACCGTGGTCCACTTTCCGGGGGGTACCCGACGGCTGGGGCCGCAGCCTGACCCCCGCCGAGACCCAGGCCCGCGTGCAGGCCCGCCGTGCGGCGGCCACGGTTCCACTGGCCCAGACGCCCTTGGCCCAGGTTCCAGCGGGCCAGACCCCGGCAACGCAGCCTCCGGTGACCGTCACGCCGGCCCCGGTGCGCCCACCGGCCACCCAGACCCCGCCAGCCGCACAGACACCCACCACGCCCACCCGGCCCCAGCCAGCCCCGGCCGCACAGCCCACGCGCACGCCCGCCGAGTGGGCGGCTCTGGCCTCACAGGGCGCGCAGGTCATCGGCGGCCAAGTCTACCTGCCGCTGGGACCGGCCACCTCGGCGCTGGGGCTCAGGGTGGCCCTGCTCACCCCCCGCACCGCCACCCTCAGTGCTCCGGCCCAGGGCGGCGCGGCGGCGACCCGCGGACCCGTACCGGTGGTGTACGTGGCCCGCGCGCCGCTCGTGCCGCTGGCAGCGCTGGCCGGCTGGCCCGGCGTGTCGGCGCGGCTGCGGACCGGGGCGGGCGGCGGTGTGCAGCTCACGCGCGCCGGTCAGAGCACCCTGTTCGTGCTCGACCTGCGGCGCGCCGTGCCCTTCGTCGCCGCGCCCGAGTTCCCGGCGGTCATCCGGCGCTAA
- a CDS encoding HD domain-containing protein, with the protein MFRRRPVLPPFPPGALLVGGAVRDWLRGVTPHDFDWAVPDPAAAARELAARLGGAVFPLDEVRGYWRVKSPDATEHDFVPLPPDMNEDLLRRDFTVNALGLNAARELLDPTGGRADLRAGRLRMVSEANLRADPLRAWRAARFMVTLGFRLETGTEAAVRRVAADLASGTLLMPAAERVRDEVQTLLAAPEAARGLLTLEDLGLLALTLPELREGQGITQGGFHHLDVFEHGIEALHQLLARAPDAPLPLRWAALLHDVGKPRTLDRNPKTGRRTFYGHDKVGAALTTQMLTRLKLPGDEVRYAAQLVGAHMAQLPADDLSARRFAHRRRALLPDLLSVMLADREAARGKDSSPQGRYAYMLAMSRVLEALEEQPAAPAPLLTGEDVMALLSLRPGPRVGEVLRALAEARAMGEVQTPEAAPAWVRAWDAAHPAGGSQAQTLPAD; encoded by the coding sequence ATGTTTCGCCGCCGTCCTGTCCTGCCGCCCTTTCCCCCCGGTGCCCTGCTGGTGGGCGGAGCAGTGCGCGACTGGCTGCGCGGCGTGACCCCCCACGATTTCGACTGGGCGGTGCCCGACCCGGCGGCGGCGGCGCGGGAGCTCGCGGCGCGGCTGGGCGGGGCGGTCTTTCCCCTCGACGAGGTGCGCGGCTACTGGCGGGTGAAATCGCCGGACGCCACCGAGCACGATTTCGTGCCGCTGCCGCCGGACATGAACGAGGATCTGCTGCGGCGCGACTTTACCGTGAACGCCCTGGGCCTGAACGCCGCGCGTGAACTGCTTGACCCTACGGGCGGGCGCGCGGACCTGCGGGCGGGCCGGCTGCGCATGGTGTCGGAGGCCAATCTGCGCGCCGACCCGCTGCGGGCTTGGCGGGCCGCCCGGTTCATGGTCACGCTGGGGTTCAGGCTGGAGACCGGGACCGAGGCCGCCGTGCGCCGGGTCGCCGCCGATCTCGCGTCGGGCACGCTGCTGATGCCAGCGGCCGAGCGCGTCCGCGACGAGGTGCAGACGCTGCTCGCCGCGCCCGAGGCGGCACGCGGTCTGCTGACCCTGGAGGACCTCGGTCTGTTGGCCCTGACCCTGCCCGAGCTGCGCGAGGGCCAGGGCATCACGCAGGGGGGATTTCATCATCTCGACGTGTTCGAGCACGGTATCGAGGCGCTGCATCAGCTCCTGGCGCGCGCCCCGGACGCTCCGCTGCCCCTACGCTGGGCGGCGCTGCTGCACGATGTGGGCAAGCCGCGCACCCTGGACCGCAATCCCAAGACGGGCCGGCGCACCTTCTACGGCCACGACAAGGTGGGCGCGGCCCTGACCACCCAGATGCTGACCCGCCTGAAGCTGCCCGGCGACGAGGTCCGGTACGCCGCGCAACTCGTCGGCGCCCACATGGCCCAGTTGCCGGCCGACGACCTCTCGGCCCGGCGCTTCGCCCACCGCCGCCGTGCCCTGCTGCCCGACCTGCTGAGCGTGATGCTCGCCGACCGCGAGGCGGCGCGGGGCAAGGACAGTTCGCCGCAGGGGCGGTACGCCTACATGCTCGCCATGAGCCGCGTGTTGGAGGCCCTGGAGGAGCAGCCCGCCGCGCCCGCGCCCCTGCTGACCGGAGAAGACGTGATGGCCCTGCTCTCGCTGAGGCCAGGGCCCCGCGTGGGCGAGGTGCTGCGCGCCCTGGCCGAGGCGCGGGCGATGGGCGAGGTGCAGACCCCCGAAGCGGCCCCGGCCTGGGTCCGCGCCTGGGACGCGGCGCACCCGGCAGGCGGGTCCCAGGCACAGACGCTTCCGGCTGACTAG
- a CDS encoding glycoside hydrolase family 13 protein, translating into MSHDHSRDAHPLTPDWVGDAVFYQIFPDRFARSGRVGGLNLQPWGEAPEFHRYMGGDLWGVSAKLDYIQSLGVTAIYFCPVFQSASNHRYHTHDYLQVDPMLGGNEALRFLIDEAHRRGIKVVLDGVFNHSSRGFFQFNDLLEQGEASAYRDWFHVEGWPLQAYDDTRPAGYAAWWGNRALPKFNTANPAVREFLWSVAEYWIRFGIDGWRLDVPNEIDDDSFWQEFRRRVKAINPEAYIVGEIWGDAHRWLQGDQFDAVMNYHFTRPCLSFFGAHTLDHAMNERSGTGRVEPMDAAAFAARMGEVTRMYHPDIVRAQLNLLDSHDTARFISAVGGDATAHRLAVTFQMTYLGAPCIYYGGEIGLPGGPDPDCRRAFPWDEAGWDHATLALTRHLTAARHASRELQRGDFHVTHAQGGTLVYARRLDGQAAHVALNTGQQPARLPLGDLRAGTYRDVLTGQTHALQVGAEVDVPARGAVVLVPA; encoded by the coding sequence ATGAGCCACGACCACTCGCGCGACGCCCACCCCCTTACCCCTGACTGGGTCGGAGACGCCGTCTTCTACCAGATTTTCCCTGACCGCTTCGCCCGCAGCGGGCGCGTGGGTGGCCTGAACCTGCAACCCTGGGGCGAGGCGCCTGAGTTTCACCGCTACATGGGCGGCGACCTGTGGGGCGTGAGCGCCAAGCTGGACTACATCCAGAGCCTCGGGGTCACGGCCATCTACTTCTGTCCGGTGTTCCAGTCGGCGTCCAACCACCGCTACCACACCCACGACTACCTTCAGGTCGACCCCATGCTGGGCGGCAACGAGGCGCTGCGGTTCCTGATCGACGAGGCGCACCGCCGGGGCATCAAGGTGGTGCTCGACGGGGTGTTCAACCACTCCAGCCGGGGCTTTTTTCAGTTCAACGACCTGCTGGAACAGGGCGAGGCGAGCGCCTACCGCGACTGGTTCCATGTCGAGGGCTGGCCGCTCCAGGCCTACGACGACACCCGCCCGGCCGGGTACGCGGCGTGGTGGGGCAACCGCGCGCTGCCCAAGTTCAACACGGCGAACCCCGCCGTACGCGAGTTCCTGTGGTCGGTGGCCGAATACTGGATCAGGTTCGGCATCGACGGCTGGCGGCTGGACGTGCCCAACGAGATCGACGACGATTCCTTCTGGCAGGAGTTCCGCCGCCGGGTCAAGGCGATCAACCCCGAGGCCTACATCGTCGGGGAGATCTGGGGGGACGCTCACCGCTGGTTGCAGGGCGACCAGTTCGACGCCGTGATGAACTACCACTTCACCCGGCCCTGCCTGTCCTTTTTCGGCGCGCATACGCTGGACCACGCTATGAACGAGCGCAGCGGCACCGGCCGGGTCGAGCCGATGGACGCCGCCGCCTTCGCCGCACGCATGGGCGAAGTCACGCGTATGTACCATCCCGACATCGTGCGCGCGCAGCTCAACCTGCTCGACTCGCACGACACGGCCCGCTTCATCAGCGCGGTGGGCGGCGACGCGACGGCGCACCGGCTGGCCGTCACCTTTCAGATGACCTATCTGGGCGCGCCCTGCATCTACTACGGCGGCGAGATCGGCCTGCCCGGCGGGCCCGACCCCGACTGCCGCCGCGCCTTTCCCTGGGACGAGGCGGGGTGGGACCACGCCACGCTGGCCCTGACCCGTCACCTGACCGCCGCCCGGCACGCCAGCCGCGAACTGCAACGCGGCGACTTTCACGTGACGCACGCGCAGGGGGGGACGCTGGTGTACGCCCGCCGTCTGGACGGTCAGGCGGCGCATGTCGCCCTGAACACCGGCCAGCAGCCGGCCCGCCTGCCGCTGGGTGACCTGCGTGCCGGCACCTACCGTGACGTGCTGACTGGCCAGACCCACGCCCTGCAGGTGGGTGCCGAGGTGGACGTGCCCGCACGCGGCGCCGTGGTGCTGGTCCCGGCCTGA
- a CDS encoding FAD-dependent oxidoreductase has product MTVPSGSPPGSPRRGQVWAHVGQPFTETAYDVVVVGAGRMGAFCARELRRLAPELRLLLVEEGGLPNEEGATLLAPGVWTTHDVPAGREAEAAWTRAQLAGSLGDVQFRAAPLAELSADPCLDPRPTAEALADFPEALALLDPGALPWARLDPGAATFRPGAVALNAAQEAVRLGADLLLNTRACPGPSGSVTLERLSVTNLHEVVVHERRAVQAAQIVLAVGAAGAALAEHGLGVHTAHGRAYRQAPRLEQPTGEAAPTLRVGGLTLRPQAGGWTLVPAIWHRDPQGYVPVGGLLTGVPTGLRRETLEDLVALMDAVPALAGEGLGLGRSLSDVPGAWLALPHGRPDTPPLWQRLDGAYTLLLGGPLADVLGLSAAHELAAELAGVQDRPWAQAD; this is encoded by the coding sequence ATGACTGTTCCTTCCGGTTCGCCGCCCGGCTCCCCCCGCCGGGGCCAGGTGTGGGCACATGTGGGCCAGCCCTTTACCGAGACCGCCTACGACGTGGTAGTGGTCGGGGCCGGGCGCATGGGGGCCTTCTGCGCGCGTGAGCTGCGGCGGCTGGCGCCCGAACTGCGGCTGCTGCTCGTGGAGGAGGGCGGCCTGCCCAACGAGGAGGGGGCGACCCTGCTGGCGCCCGGCGTGTGGACCACCCACGACGTGCCGGCGGGCCGCGAGGCCGAGGCGGCCTGGACCCGCGCGCAGCTGGCCGGGTCTCTGGGCGACGTGCAGTTCCGGGCCGCGCCGCTGGCTGAATTGAGCGCCGACCCCTGCCTGGACCCCCGGCCCACCGCCGAGGCGCTGGCCGACTTTCCGGAGGCGCTGGCCCTGCTGGACCCCGGCGCCCTGCCCTGGGCGCGGCTGGACCCCGGCGCGGCGACCTTCCGGCCGGGCGCGGTGGCCCTGAACGCCGCGCAGGAGGCAGTGCGCCTGGGGGCCGACCTGCTGCTCAACACCCGCGCCTGCCCCGGCCCCAGCGGCAGCGTGACGCTGGAGCGCCTGAGCGTCACCAACCTGCACGAGGTCGTGGTCCACGAGCGCCGCGCCGTGCAGGCCGCCCAGATCGTACTCGCGGTGGGGGCGGCGGGCGCCGCGCTGGCCGAGCACGGCCTCGGGGTCCACACCGCGCACGGCCGCGCCTACCGGCAGGCACCCCGGCTGGAGCAGCCGACCGGAGAGGCGGCACCTACCCTGCGCGTAGGCGGCCTGACGCTGCGGCCCCAGGCGGGCGGCTGGACCCTGGTGCCGGCCATCTGGCACCGCGACCCGCAGGGCTACGTGCCGGTGGGCGGCCTGCTGACCGGCGTGCCCACGGGCCTGCGCCGCGAGACCCTGGAGGACCTCGTGGCGCTGATGGACGCCGTGCCCGCTCTGGCCGGCGAGGGCCTGGGCCTGGGCCGCAGCCTGAGTGACGTGCCCGGCGCGTGGCTGGCCCTGCCGCACGGACGCCCGGACACCCCCCCGCTGTGGCAGCGGCTGGACGGCGCCTACACCCTGCTGCTGGGCGGCCCGCTGGCCGACGTGCTGGGCCTGAGCGCGGCGCATGAGCTGGCGGCGGAACTGGCAGGTGTGCAGGACCGGCCCTGGGCCCAGGCGGACTGA